The genomic interval gcagccgtGCTtgttggggcgggggggctgcgTGTCCCCGTTGGCAGGGAAACCatggctgggggtgggggaataaGGTGGGGTTACCTGGATGTGGGGGGTCCTggctccccaccctgccccccTACACGCACACACAGAGGAGGGAACACCCTGACCCCCCCGCCACTGAGCTCAGAGTCTGGGGCAGCAACCCGTTCACCCTGATCCCTACTGATGGCACCACTGGCTCCTTGGGCCCCCCGCCGTGTggcgcgggcggggcgggggcgctGGAGAAAGGCTTTTATTCGTTCATACAAGAATAGATCTTCTGCAATAAATACCCCAATAAATAACATCTCCAATAAATAAACACGCATAGACGCACCGGGACAGCGGCCCTGGGGCCCCGCCTCCAGCCCCGCCCACCGCAGCCCAGAGCTCCACCCTCCCGGACCTGTGGGTTGCTAGGCAACCGCAGGAGAGGCGGGGCTTGGGCAACAGGAGGCGGAGCCTGTTGTAGGAAGGAGGCGGGGTTTGCTACACAGGCTGGTGAGCGGGGCTTATTGCCATCCGGGGAGGGGCGGAGCCTATTGCTCCTGGGGCGGGGCTTGCTGCTGGATAGGGCAGGGCTTATTCCTATGCTCTGGGGGATTGGTCCTTTCAGGGGTGGGCGGGGTTTGCACCCACTCTGGGGGCCTTGGGGGCGGGGCTTATTGCtgccgtggggcagggggaggggactgctgccctccccagccccacaagcGTGGGGCCAGCCCCGAGGGGACGGGGCAGCCTGGTGGGGTGGGCACAGGTGGGGACACGGTGGTGgcaccagcccctgccccagggcacAGACGGTGGGGACGTGGGGTGGCTTTGGTCACACTTTGGGGTCAGAAGCCCCATCTCTCAAGGCACAGGGTGGTGATGGGGGGGACGCGGGGTGGCTTTGGTGGCACTTTGGGGTCAGCACCCCTGTCCCTTAAGGCACGGTGAGGTGATGATGAGGATGCGGGGTGGCTTTGGTGGCACTTTGGGGTCAGGAGCCCCATCCCTTAAGGCACAGTATGGTGATGGGGGGGTGGAATGTGGGGTGGCTTTGGTGGCACTTTGGGGTCAGCACCCCTGTCCCTTAAGGCACGGCGAGGTGATGATGAGGATGTGGGGTGGCTTTGGTGGCACTTTGGGGTCAGGAGCCCCATCTCTCAAGGCACAGTGtggtgaggggggggggcagaacgTGGGGTGGCTTTGGTGGCACTTTGGGGTCAGGAGCCCCATCTCTCAAGGCACAGTGtggtgaggggggggggcagaacgTGGGGTGGCTTTGGTGGCACTTTGGGGTCAGGACCCCCATCCCACAAGGCACAGCGAGGTGGCGGGGGGGACGTGTGGTGGCCCGTCGGGGTGAGGACCCCCGTCCCGACGAGGCGGGGGGGGCATCAGAGGGGGGTCTCAGAAGCCCCTCGCCTCCAGGCGCAGGGTGACCACGGCGGGCGGCACCTTCTTCTTGAGGCGGTTGAAGTCCTTGGCCGAGCGCCACAGCCAAGTCTGCAGCTCCTTCAGCAACCAGAAATCATCCATCTTCTTGAGGAAGTCATTGGAGGCGACGGGGGTAccggggggcgcggggggcccGGCGGGCAGCGGATAACCCAGGGAGGACATGACGCCGGCGATGCTGAGCACCAAACCTTGCAAGCTGGAGCAAAAGTGGCCGAGGCGATGGCGCAGCTCGGCGGTGCCCGCCTGCCCGTCCAGCGCCCGCAGGTAGCAGAGCAGCCGGCTGTAGGCACGGTAGTTGGCAGCCAGACGGGCGTTATCGGTCAACCCTCGCCACAGGTCCAAGTCCACCGTGGCGCTGGGCACCCGCTCGACGCGCGCCAGGCGCGGGGGGTTGAAGTCGGGCTCATTGAAGGGGGGGCCCAGGTAGTTCAGCTGCAAGGTagcagtggggggggggtggccgTCAGGTTTCGGGGGGGTGCCACGGGGGACGCTGAGGATGGGGTCGGGGTAGGGACTGCCCGCCTCGGCCCCAGTCTCCGTGGAACCCCGTGCCTGCCGCATCCCAAGTCCCCAAGCCCACCGTGTCCCCTGTCTCCATGCCCTCCCACATCCCAGGTCTCAGGATCCCCCAGCCGGACATGCCCACCACATCCCCTTCCCTTTCATGCCCCTGCTCTCCATGCCCACCATGTCCCCGGTCTCCATGACCCCCAGGGAGACGTGCCCACCGtgtcccagctctccccatctccctcccaCCCACGTCCCCAGCCTCcacgtccctgtccccatcatACCCCCACTCTCCCCATCTCCAGTCATCGTGCCCACAGCTCCAGGCAGCACACCTGGAGGCACCCACTggtggggctgagcccccccaccccacccgaCCCTGCACCCAGCCCCACGGCACTGCCACCCTCGTCATCGCTTGGCACCCCACGTGCCGGCACCACGCAGCACCGGGGGCACGTCAGGGCAGAGACGGGGAACCTCCGCGTGAGCTGGTGCTGCCGgcgggcagggagaggcagatgcctgcacccctgcctgcaccctgggCCAAGGGCAGGGGCCCGGGAGCCGCCCTGCGCCGATGAGACATTTCCTTGGCCCCCGGCGTGGGTGCAGCCGGGCACGGCAGGGGAGACCCACAGCCCCCTGGGGAGGGTGGGCAGCACCGGCGCTGTTGGCACCGGGCAAGGGCAGGTGAGTGCAAACACATCACCCGCAACTGCAGGGCATGCTACGGCACACGCGTGTCCAGGGAGTCACGGGTAGGGAGATTTGGCAAGGATGCGCCTTGCGTGCGCACAcgcacgtgtgtgtgtgcaggcgTGCGTGCATGCAACCGCACCGA from Haliaeetus albicilla chromosome 16, bHalAlb1.1, whole genome shotgun sequence carries:
- the CLCF1 gene encoding cardiotrophin-like cytokine factor 1 isoform X1 encodes the protein MGTGVPLRCAGPLPACLPARHPPATHPPPLSRMELRAGDSWGIFTFLCAALCNLPALPALNCTEELGAGQSIQKTYDLTRYLEHQLRTLAGTYLNYLGPPFNEPDFNPPRLARVERVPSATVDLDLWRGLTDNARLAANYRAYSRLLCYLRALDGQAGTAELRHRLGHFCSSLQGLVLSIAGVMSSLGYPLPAGPPAPPGTPVASNDFLKKMDDFWLLKELQTWLWRSAKDFNRLKKKVPPAVVTLRLEARGF
- the CLCF1 gene encoding cardiotrophin-like cytokine factor 1 isoform X2, whose translation is MLNVAGELSGDSWGIFTFLCAALCNLPALPALNCTEELGAGQSIQKTYDLTRYLEHQLRTLAGTYLNYLGPPFNEPDFNPPRLARVERVPSATVDLDLWRGLTDNARLAANYRAYSRLLCYLRALDGQAGTAELRHRLGHFCSSLQGLVLSIAGVMSSLGYPLPAGPPAPPGTPVASNDFLKKMDDFWLLKELQTWLWRSAKDFNRLKKKVPPAVVTLRLEARGF